A window from Ignavibacteriota bacterium encodes these proteins:
- a CDS encoding rhodanese-like domain-containing protein: MKELLTMGLLLLMISSATVSCQSNENKDDFNLTVSELKEKMKTDKSLVILDCRTPQELTSELGQIDGVINIPVQVLDQEINKLEKYKNNNIAVICRSGNRSVFATKMLQAKGYKAKNVLGGMIAYRK; the protein is encoded by the coding sequence ATGAAAGAATTACTAACTATGGGTTTATTATTACTTATGATTTCCTCCGCAACAGTTAGCTGCCAAAGCAATGAAAATAAAGATGATTTTAATTTAACGGTTTCTGAACTAAAAGAAAAAATGAAAACTGATAAATCATTAGTAATTTTAGATTGCAGAACTCCGCAAGAATTAACAAGTGAACTTGGGCAAATTGATGGTGTTATAAATATTCCCGTTCAAGTTTTAGATCAAGAAATTAATAAATTAGAAAAATATAAAAACAATAATATTGCCGTAATTTGTCGCTCAGGAAACAGATCTGTATTTGCAACAAAAATGTTACAAGCAAAAGGTTACAAAGCTAAAAATGTTTTGGGTGGAATGATAGCCTACAGAAAATAA
- a CDS encoding fumarylacetoacetate hydrolase family protein, with protein MKKVKLRNSGNEFIVGKIVCVGRNYADHAKELGNEIPKFPIIFLKPPSTLIYDGDSIVHPEYSNELHHEVELVLLIGKEVKNANLEEAENSIIGYGVGLDMTLRDLQNEFRKEGTPWTLAKSFDTCAVISDFISSEDYTLIGDENIQLFINGKLQQNSKVNKMIFSPSEIVKYISERMTLEPGDLIYTGTPEGVSKVERGDILKSSISNIAELENKIE; from the coding sequence ATGAAAAAAGTAAAACTAAGAAATAGCGGAAATGAATTTATTGTTGGAAAAATTGTTTGCGTCGGAAGAAATTACGCAGATCACGCAAAAGAATTAGGGAATGAAATTCCAAAATTTCCAATAATATTTTTAAAGCCGCCATCAACATTAATTTATGATGGAGATTCAATAGTTCATCCCGAATATTCTAATGAATTACATCATGAAGTCGAATTAGTTTTGCTTATTGGAAAAGAAGTTAAGAATGCAAATTTAGAAGAAGCAGAAAATTCTATTATTGGTTACGGAGTTGGATTAGATATGACTTTGCGCGATCTTCAAAATGAATTTAGAAAAGAAGGTACTCCGTGGACATTAGCAAAAAGTTTTGATACATGCGCAGTAATTTCAGATTTTATTTCTTCTGAAGATTATACTTTAATCGGTGATGAAAATATTCAATTATTTATAAACGGAAAACTTCAGCAAAATTCAAAAGTAAATAAAATGATTTTTTCGCCAAGTGAAATTGTAAAATATATTTCCGAAAGAATGACTTTGGAACCGGGAGATTTGATTTACACCGGAACGCCGGAAGGCGTAAGTAAAGTAGAAAGAGGTGATATTTTAAAATCTTCAATTTCAAACATTGCAGAACTTGAAAATAAAATAGAATAA
- a CDS encoding peptide MFS transporter encodes MLKDHPKGIMVMFTTEMWERFGFYILMAILVLYMDNEFGWSDTVKGDHYGAFLGLVYFIPLLGGYLGDKILGQINTVFTGSIFMFSGYVSLALSSAEQLVSFYIGLFLVAFGTGIFKVNMAVLVGNLYKEKVHLKDAGFNIFYMGVNVGATVAPLAATLLGYLFNDYRMSFWAAAIGMLISIITFYLGKDKLLTADVKQSQKTESKIVHQEISSDETKSRVIALGMLFSIVIFFWMAFYQNGFALTLFAERSTKIYDLLRPETYQFFNPFFILVLTPLLLTYFAKLNKVGKEPSTPVKIFIGMMIMGISMLVMVWASLEGGNSDSNIMSPAWLISTYLVVTMSEILISPMGLSYVSKVAPPKIQGLMMGGWYLATSIGSYLSGQLGKYYSDFAHHEYFLILTGILIFSAVLALLAMKYLKRFAN; translated from the coding sequence ATGCTTAAAGATCACCCAAAAGGAATTATGGTAATGTTCACAACTGAAATGTGGGAACGTTTTGGCTTTTATATATTAATGGCAATTTTAGTTTTGTATATGGATAATGAATTTGGCTGGAGCGATACTGTAAAGGGAGATCATTACGGTGCGTTTTTGGGATTGGTTTATTTTATTCCACTTCTAGGCGGTTATTTGGGTGATAAAATTTTAGGACAAATTAACACAGTTTTTACCGGATCAATATTTATGTTTTCCGGATATGTTTCGTTAGCGCTTTCTTCCGCTGAACAGTTAGTTTCATTTTATATTGGTTTATTTCTTGTCGCATTTGGAACCGGAATTTTTAAAGTTAATATGGCAGTTTTGGTTGGAAATTTATATAAAGAAAAAGTTCATTTAAAAGATGCGGGATTTAATATTTTCTATATGGGAGTTAACGTTGGTGCAACTGTTGCACCATTAGCCGCAACTTTATTGGGATATTTATTTAACGATTATAGAATGTCGTTTTGGGCTGCAGCAATTGGAATGTTAATTTCAATTATTACATTTTATTTGGGAAAAGACAAATTACTCACCGCCGATGTTAAACAATCTCAAAAGACAGAAAGTAAAATTGTACATCAAGAAATCTCTTCAGATGAAACAAAATCACGTGTAATTGCATTGGGAATGTTATTCTCAATTGTAATTTTCTTTTGGATGGCATTTTATCAAAACGGATTTGCATTAACTTTATTTGCAGAAAGATCAACAAAAATTTATGATTTACTTAGACCCGAAACTTATCAATTTTTTAATCCGTTTTTCATTTTAGTTTTAACTCCATTATTGCTCACATATTTTGCAAAACTTAATAAAGTTGGAAAAGAACCAAGCACACCGGTAAAAATTTTTATTGGAATGATGATAATGGGAATTTCAATGCTGGTAATGGTTTGGGCATCTTTGGAAGGCGGAAACAGTGATTCAAATATTATGTCCCCGGCTTGGTTAATATCAACTTATCTTGTTGTTACTATGTCGGAAATTTTAATTTCCCCGATGGGATTATCTTATGTTTCAAAAGTTGCTCCGCCTAAAATTCAAGGATTGATGATGGGCGGATGGTATTTGGCAACATCAATCGGCAGTTATCTTTCCGGACAATTAGGAAAATATTACAGCGATTTTGCACATCACGAATATTTTTTAATTTTAACCGGAATATTAATTTTTTCAGCCGTTCTTGCTTTGTTAGCGATGAAATATTTAAAACGATTTGCAAACTAA
- a CDS encoding S9 family peptidase: MKHKLFAIFLFITFSISISQTINESKLTLERIFQSRDFASGRLGEIEWFENGDSYTMLELIGRNQRIVKYDVETGDTNVIVTSEKLIPQNSTKPLRIESYSFSDDLKSLLIFTNSQRVWRTNTRGDYWVLNLKNWNLKKLGGNAKPSSLMFATFSPDKKSIAYVSENNLFVENLNDGKIVQLTNDGSATIINGTFDWVYEEELSLQNGFRWSPDSKQIAYWQLDASGIGNFNMINNTDSIYSQIIPVQYPKAGTQNSACKVGVVDISNQKTKWINIPGDPRNNYIARMDWAESSSELLIQQLNRLQNHNYIYLANSKTGEAKHIYTEIDENAWVEVVDDIKWFDNGKYFTWLSDKNGWNQIYLISRDGKDVKNITNENFDVIEISGIDQKNNFVYYTASPDNPTQKYLYKKSIFGNEKSELITPIENSGTNTYNISPNYKWAIHNYSTINDPGKTEIINLPLHKIIRILQNNDAVRTNLEKLEISPVEFFTVEIDNTYSLDAFKILPPNFDENKKYPVLFYVYGEPGSQTVLDRWSRSFLWHQMLAQNGFIIISIDNRGTPSPKGKDFRKCIYKNIGVISSFDQAEAAKQILNWKFVDKEKIGIWGWSGGGSMTLNMLFRYPEIYKFGVSVAPVTDLKLYDTIYEERYMGLPSTNAEAYKNGSPITFANQLKGKLLLIHGTGDDNVHYQNSEMLINELIKHSKQFTFLPYPNRSHGIYEGENTTMHLYNAMTNFILDIK, translated from the coding sequence GTGAAGCACAAATTATTTGCGATTTTTCTGTTTATCACTTTTTCAATCAGTATTTCTCAAACTATTAATGAAAGTAAATTAACCCTTGAAAGAATTTTTCAATCCAGAGATTTTGCTTCTGGCAGATTGGGGGAAATTGAATGGTTTGAAAATGGTGATAGCTATACAATGCTTGAATTGATTGGTCGAAATCAACGAATTGTTAAGTATGATGTTGAAACCGGAGATACAAATGTAATTGTTACAAGTGAAAAATTAATTCCACAAAATTCAACCAAACCATTAAGAATTGAAAGTTATTCATTTTCTGATGATTTAAAATCTCTTTTAATATTTACAAATTCGCAAAGAGTTTGGAGAACTAATACTCGTGGAGATTATTGGGTATTGAATTTAAAAAACTGGAATTTGAAAAAATTAGGAGGAAATGCAAAACCATCATCATTAATGTTTGCAACTTTTTCTCCGGATAAAAAATCAATTGCCTATGTAAGTGAAAACAATCTTTTTGTTGAAAATTTAAATGATGGAAAAATAGTTCAACTAACAAATGATGGCTCTGCTACTATTATAAATGGAACTTTTGATTGGGTTTATGAAGAAGAACTTAGCTTACAAAATGGATTTAGATGGAGTCCGGATAGCAAACAAATTGCTTATTGGCAGTTGGATGCTTCAGGCATTGGTAATTTTAATATGATAAATAATACGGATTCAATTTACTCTCAGATTATTCCGGTGCAATATCCAAAAGCTGGTACGCAAAATTCAGCATGCAAAGTTGGAGTTGTTGATATTTCAAATCAGAAAACGAAATGGATTAATATTCCCGGCGATCCGAGAAATAATTACATTGCTAGAATGGATTGGGCAGAATCTTCTTCGGAATTATTAATTCAACAATTAAATAGACTGCAAAATCATAATTATATTTATTTAGCAAATTCTAAAACCGGTGAAGCAAAGCATATATATACGGAGATTGATGAAAATGCTTGGGTGGAAGTTGTTGATGATATCAAATGGTTTGATAATGGAAAATATTTTACTTGGCTCAGCGATAAAAACGGATGGAATCAAATTTATTTAATCTCAAGAGATGGAAAAGATGTAAAAAATATCACAAATGAAAATTTTGACGTAATTGAAATTTCCGGAATTGATCAAAAAAATAATTTTGTTTACTACACTGCATCTCCGGATAATCCGACTCAAAAATATCTTTACAAAAAATCAATTTTCGGAAATGAAAAATCTGAATTAATTACACCAATTGAAAATAGCGGAACAAACACATACAATATTTCCCCGAATTATAAATGGGCAATTCATAATTACTCAACTATCAATGATCCGGGAAAAACGGAAATAATTAATTTACCTCTCCATAAAATTATAAGAATTTTACAAAACAATGATGCAGTAAGAACTAATTTAGAAAAGTTAGAAATTAGTCCGGTAGAATTTTTTACTGTTGAAATTGATAACACATATTCATTAGATGCATTTAAAATACTTCCTCCAAATTTTGATGAAAATAAAAAATATCCAGTTTTGTTTTATGTATATGGCGAGCCAGGTTCTCAAACTGTTTTGGATAGATGGAGCAGAAGTTTTCTTTGGCATCAAATGTTAGCACAAAACGGATTTATAATTATCAGTATTGATAATAGAGGAACACCTTCACCAAAAGGAAAAGATTTCAGAAAATGTATTTATAAAAATATTGGAGTTATTTCTTCTTTCGATCAAGCTGAAGCTGCTAAACAAATATTAAATTGGAAATTTGTTGATAAAGAAAAAATTGGTATTTGGGGATGGAGCGGCGGCGGATCAATGACATTAAATATGCTCTTTAGATATCCCGAAATTTATAAATTTGGAGTTTCTGTTGCACCAGTTACTGATCTTAAACTTTATGATACAATTTATGAAGAAAGGTATATGGGTTTGCCATCTACCAATGCTGAAGCATACAAAAACGGTTCACCAATAACATTTGCAAATCAGTTGAAAGGAAAATTATTATTAATTCACGGAACCGGAGATGATAATGTTCATTATCAAAATAGTGAAATGTTGATAAACGAATTAATAAAACATAGTAAGCAATTTACATTTTTACCTTATCCAAATAGATCGCATGGAATTTATGAAGGCGAGAATACAACAATGCATCTATACAATGCAATGACGAATTTTATTTTGGATATTAAATAA
- a CDS encoding asparagine synthetase B: protein MKIFLLIFQFISCLIYAQSKLFIPMDLTQTDHLKAYGITFNALKKNLKADWLLNYKGGSFVIDYSENVVLECQIRNVTHQILDNSSVVEIYSFVQSDDQNMDVVRLEKAPEIAVYVPPGFQPWDDAVTLALEYAEVKYDKIWIEEILSGKLENYDWLHLHHEDFTGQFGKFYSSYSGARWYQENQQIYENEAKKLGYKKVSEMEKDVVKTIKNYIGQGGFLFAMCSATDSYDIALAAENVDIVDKMYDGDAPDQNAQSKLDFNNTLAFENFKLEMNPMIYEYSDIDVDIIEIGNERNDYFTLFEFSAKFDPIPTMLTQNHVNVINGFMGQTTMFHKRFIKNSVTILGERANTDQVRYIHGKFGRGTFTFYGGHDPEDYRHAVNDPQTELSLYKNSPGYRLILNNILFPAAKKKIQKT, encoded by the coding sequence ATGAAAATATTCTTATTAATATTTCAATTTATATCTTGTTTAATTTATGCACAGTCCAAATTATTTATTCCAATGGATTTAACCCAAACAGATCATCTTAAAGCTTATGGAATTACTTTTAATGCTTTGAAGAAAAATCTAAAAGCAGATTGGCTGCTGAATTACAAAGGTGGATCTTTTGTAATTGATTATTCAGAAAATGTAGTTCTTGAGTGTCAAATTAGAAATGTTACTCATCAAATTTTAGATAATTCTTCTGTTGTTGAAATTTATTCCTTTGTACAAAGTGATGATCAAAATATGGATGTTGTACGTTTGGAGAAAGCTCCGGAAATTGCTGTTTATGTTCCACCAGGATTTCAACCTTGGGATGACGCTGTAACTTTAGCTCTGGAATATGCAGAAGTTAAATATGATAAAATTTGGATAGAAGAAATTCTATCCGGAAAATTGGAAAACTATGATTGGCTTCATCTTCATCATGAAGATTTTACCGGTCAATTTGGAAAGTTTTATTCTAGTTATTCCGGTGCAAGATGGTATCAAGAAAATCAGCAAATTTATGAAAATGAAGCAAAAAAATTAGGTTATAAAAAAGTTTCGGAAATGGAAAAAGACGTAGTAAAAACAATAAAAAATTATATTGGCCAAGGCGGATTTTTATTTGCAATGTGTTCCGCAACCGATAGTTATGATATTGCACTTGCCGCAGAAAATGTTGATATAGTTGATAAGATGTATGATGGTGATGCACCGGATCAAAATGCACAAAGTAAATTGGATTTTAACAATACTTTAGCTTTTGAAAATTTTAAATTAGAAATGAATCCCATGATTTATGAATACAGTGATATTGATGTTGATATTATAGAAATAGGAAATGAACGAAATGATTATTTTACTTTATTTGAATTCAGTGCAAAGTTTGATCCAATTCCAACAATGTTAACACAAAATCATGTAAATGTAATAAATGGTTTTATGGGACAAACAACAATGTTTCATAAAAGATTTATAAAAAATTCCGTAACAATTTTAGGTGAAAGAGCAAACACAGATCAAGTAAGATACATTCATGGAAAATTTGGAAGAGGAACTTTTACTTTTTACGGCGGTCACGATCCCGAAGATTATCGCCATGCCGTTAATGATCCACAAACAGAATTAAGTCTTTATAAAAATTCACCGGGATATAGATTAATTTTAAATAATATTTTATTTCCGGCTGCAAAAAAGAAAATTCAAAAAACGTAA
- a CDS encoding isoprenylcysteine carboxylmethyltransferase family protein, translating to MDPINIIVAINLFVSMSANMAAAKKGMKSKLSNVVERPKTYLQKFPPNISALILVLSIAAVFNLGTFSEEIKSENYIYRIIGLVFFIAFSWIQVGSFKSLGEFYAQDILIFKNHNLITKGFYKYIRHPQYLSQILSDLGVAIALMGYIIIPLVILVELPLFVLRAMFEEKLLAKHFKEKFVNYKKNSGFIIPFIG from the coding sequence ATGGATCCAATAAATATAATAGTTGCAATAAACCTTTTTGTTTCAATGAGCGCAAATATGGCAGCTGCAAAAAAAGGAATGAAATCAAAACTTTCAAATGTTGTTGAGCGACCCAAAACTTATCTTCAAAAATTTCCGCCAAATATTTCGGCATTAATTTTGGTTTTATCAATTGCAGCGGTTTTTAATTTAGGAACTTTTAGTGAAGAAATTAAATCAGAAAATTATATTTACAGAATTATTGGTTTAGTATTTTTCATAGCTTTCTCATGGATACAAGTAGGAAGTTTCAAATCTTTAGGCGAATTTTACGCGCAAGATATATTAATTTTTAAAAATCATAATTTAATTACAAAAGGATTTTACAAATACATAAGACATCCGCAATATTTAAGTCAAATTTTAAGCGATTTAGGAGTTGCAATTGCATTAATGGGATACATCATAATTCCGTTGGTAATTTTAGTTGAGCTTCCATTATTTGTTTTGCGGGCAATGTTTGAAGAAAAATTACTTGCGAAACATTTTAAAGAAAAATTTGTAAACTATAAGAAAAATTCCGGATTTATAATTCCTTTTATAGGTTAA
- a CDS encoding N-acetylmuramoyl-L-alanine amidase, giving the protein MILRKVNILIIFLLFQFCGFAAASDLSIKIGKFERKITSYEIRGIEYVSSKAIAEAFSANFFYNESHQKFEIKFKDYKLKFTINNQFVILTSKKSNQHQVFQMPVSARKENSEIVIPIKYALKYLGLGSGMDLVYNENQNLITVKSENIDTKNLVNWNENLIDVTNVKYDIYSAKVENKANGTLLRLGTKRPIREPASSVKDNKLYLFFSNITVDNSLASTFKSTGLINDLQIKYVNGNPQIELELKDGFDNYEVFYDEEINEVLVSLHNKYLKTENINLNSDEIKKWQFDVVVIDPGHGGKDPGAIGINGLKEKDVNLAIAKELGNLIKKNMPEVKVVYTRSNDQFVELYKRGKIANENKGNLFISIHCNSTPKKPTNASGIEVYLLRPGRTKEAIDIAEFENSVISLEEDQNRYQKLTDENFILVSMAHASNMRYSESFADMLDTEWKNQIKIPARGIKQAGFYVLVGASMPSVLIETGFISNKNDAKYLGSKSGQKEIASSIFDAVFKYKKYYENSIINEIKK; this is encoded by the coding sequence GTGATATTAAGAAAAGTAAATATTTTAATAATCTTTTTACTATTTCAGTTTTGTGGATTTGCTGCAGCATCGGATCTTTCCATAAAAATAGGAAAATTTGAAAGAAAAATTACTTCTTACGAAATTAGAGGAATTGAATATGTTTCCTCTAAAGCAATAGCAGAAGCATTTTCGGCAAATTTCTTTTATAATGAATCACATCAAAAATTTGAAATAAAATTTAAAGACTACAAATTAAAATTTACCATAAATAATCAATTTGTAATTTTAACTTCAAAAAAGAGCAACCAGCATCAAGTATTTCAAATGCCAGTTTCCGCAAGAAAAGAAAATTCCGAAATTGTAATTCCAATAAAATATGCCTTAAAATATTTGGGATTAGGCTCGGGAATGGATTTGGTTTATAATGAAAACCAAAATTTAATTACAGTAAAAAGTGAAAATATTGATACAAAAAATTTAGTTAATTGGAATGAAAATCTAATTGATGTAACAAATGTAAAGTATGATATTTATTCTGCAAAAGTTGAAAACAAAGCCAATGGAACATTATTAAGATTGGGGACAAAACGGCCAATAAGAGAGCCGGCAAGTTCTGTAAAAGATAATAAACTATATTTGTTTTTCTCAAACATTACTGTTGATAATAGCCTTGCAAGTACTTTTAAATCCACCGGATTAATTAACGATTTGCAGATAAAATATGTAAATGGAAATCCTCAAATTGAATTAGAATTAAAAGATGGTTTTGATAATTATGAAGTTTTTTATGATGAAGAAATAAACGAAGTTTTGGTTTCGCTTCACAATAAATATTTGAAAACAGAAAACATAAATTTAAATTCCGATGAAATTAAAAAATGGCAGTTTGATGTAGTTGTTATTGATCCGGGTCATGGCGGCAAAGATCCCGGCGCAATTGGTATCAATGGACTTAAAGAAAAAGATGTAAATTTAGCAATTGCAAAAGAGCTTGGTAATTTAATCAAAAAAAATATGCCGGAAGTTAAAGTTGTTTACACAAGAAGTAATGATCAATTTGTTGAACTTTACAAACGCGGAAAAATTGCAAATGAAAACAAAGGAAATTTATTCATCTCAATTCATTGCAATTCAACTCCTAAAAAACCAACAAATGCAAGTGGAATAGAAGTTTATTTGTTAAGACCAGGAAGAACTAAAGAAGCTATAGATATTGCTGAATTTGAAAATAGTGTAATAAGTTTAGAAGAAGATCAAAATAGATATCAAAAACTTACGGATGAAAATTTTATTTTAGTAAGTATGGCACATGCTTCAAATATGAGATACTCAGAATCATTTGCGGATATGCTTGATACCGAATGGAAAAATCAAATCAAAATTCCAGCAAGAGGAATTAAACAAGCGGGATTTTATGTGCTTGTTGGTGCTTCAATGCCAAGTGTACTAATTGAAACCGGATTTATATCAAATAAAAATGATGCGAAATATTTAGGAAGTAAATCGGGACAAAAAGAAATTGCGTCATCAATTTTTGATGCAGTATTTAAGTATAAAAAATATTATGAAAATTCAATTATCAATGAAATAAAAAAATAG
- a CDS encoding T9SS type A sorting domain-containing protein, which translates to MSAILKNRFSKLVLLISFFIFSNLTAQSIYKMSLENYRIDGDSSVSADVYIENVGESFELTSYQCALSINQSLDLSSLRLKYVEGSSELVNVPNLYVGIENIDGVSELTFVSFIGNDIISKKTMVGRFILEGKIDLSKVNLLGIKWDFEGTVSTIITGKNFENITNPESHVSIFSLLGGNEEEEEETKEIEKINIIGSEASAISGEKFTDKMLYDGISPESNGGEYSSSSDGRWAVEGFPQWVTLDLGEEKEVETIKISGYGSDEGITYDCEFYRGEYSNKELIKKETTESGSYWSEHELGSVKTRYITIVVTGSEGNSWCDIWEMEVYGVDGTSEVGEEEVIPEEYGISQNYPNPFNPSTKVQVKMKETGNARLDVYNILGERVLSVLDAELSAGIHEINIDGSNLASGTYIYQLNIDGNFSQIKKMNLIK; encoded by the coding sequence ATGTCAGCAATACTTAAAAATAGATTTTCAAAATTAGTACTTCTTATTTCATTTTTCATTTTTTCAAATTTAACAGCTCAATCAATTTACAAAATGAGTTTGGAGAATTATAGAATAGATGGAGATAGTAGTGTAAGTGCGGATGTATATATAGAGAATGTAGGCGAATCATTCGAGTTAACAAGCTATCAATGTGCATTAAGTATAAATCAGAGTTTGGATTTATCAAGCCTAAGATTGAAATATGTTGAAGGAAGTTCAGAGTTGGTAAACGTACCTAATCTGTATGTAGGAATAGAAAATATAGACGGAGTGTCTGAACTCACCTTTGTGTCATTTATCGGTAATGATATAATCTCAAAGAAAACCATGGTAGGAAGATTTATACTAGAGGGAAAAATAGATCTAAGCAAAGTAAACTTACTAGGAATAAAGTGGGATTTTGAAGGTACAGTAAGTACAATAATAACTGGAAAGAACTTCGAGAATATCACAAACCCGGAAAGCCATGTAAGTATATTTTCTTTGTTAGGCGGAAATGAAGAAGAGGAAGAAGAAACAAAAGAAATAGAAAAGATAAACATCATAGGATCGGAAGCATCGGCAATAAGCGGAGAAAAGTTTACGGATAAAATGCTGTATGATGGAATAAGCCCGGAGAGTAATGGAGGAGAATATAGTTCGTCATCAGATGGAAGATGGGCAGTGGAAGGATTTCCGCAATGGGTTACATTGGATTTGGGCGAAGAGAAAGAAGTAGAAACAATAAAGATAAGTGGATATGGATCAGATGAAGGGATAACCTATGATTGTGAATTTTACAGAGGAGAATACAGTAATAAGGAACTAATAAAGAAAGAAACAACAGAAAGCGGAAGTTACTGGTCGGAACATGAATTAGGAAGTGTAAAGACAAGATACATAACAATAGTAGTAACGGGAAGTGAGGGAAACAGCTGGTGTGATATATGGGAGATGGAAGTATATGGAGTAGATGGAACATCAGAAGTTGGAGAAGAAGAAGTAATACCGGAAGAATATGGAATAAGTCAGAATTACCCGAATCCGTTTAACCCGAGTACAAAAGTGCAAGTGAAGATGAAAGAAACGGGAAATGCAAGACTTGATGTATACAATATATTGGGAGAAAGAGTATTATCTGTATTGGATGCAGAACTAAGTGCCGGAATACATGAAATCAATATTGATGGATCTAATCTTGCCAGTGGTACTTACATATATCAACTAAATATTGATGGTAACTTTTCCCAAATTAAAAAAATGAATCTGATTAAGTAA
- the rfbA gene encoding glucose-1-phosphate thymidylyltransferase RfbA, with protein sequence MKGIILAGGAGTRLFPITKVYSKQLALLYDKPLIYYPLSILMLGGIKDILIISDANTIPHYQKLFDNGNFIGMNISYAVQNAPNGIAESFIIGDEFIGNDSVTLILGDNIFYGKLDFFYKAIENHKSGSTIFAYQVNDPERYGIIEFDKNGKAISIEEKPKLPKSDYAIPGLYVYDNKVVNISKNLKPSQRGELEITDVNKVYLENSELDVVKIGRGVAWLDTGTPEALLQASNFFGVIEDRQGLKVACIEEIAFKKNFISIDELTNLINSYPNSSYKEYLVKFLKSVD encoded by the coding sequence ATGAAAGGAATAATTCTTGCCGGCGGTGCCGGAACTCGTTTGTTTCCAATAACAAAAGTTTATAGCAAACAATTAGCTTTATTATATGATAAGCCGTTAATTTATTATCCGCTTTCAATTTTAATGCTTGGCGGAATTAAAGATATTTTAATCATTTCCGATGCAAATACAATTCCACATTATCAAAAATTGTTTGATAATGGAAATTTTATTGGAATGAATATTAGTTATGCAGTGCAAAATGCGCCAAACGGAATTGCTGAGTCTTTTATAATCGGTGATGAATTTATAGGCAATGACAGTGTAACATTAATTTTAGGTGATAATATATTTTACGGAAAACTAGATTTTTTCTATAAAGCGATTGAAAATCACAAATCCGGTAGCACAATATTTGCATATCAAGTTAATGATCCGGAAAGATACGGAATAATTGAATTTGATAAAAACGGTAAAGCAATTTCCATTGAAGAAAAACCCAAACTACCTAAATCAGATTATGCAATTCCAGGTTTGTACGTTTATGATAATAAAGTTGTAAATATTTCAAAAAATCTTAAACCTTCGCAAAGGGGTGAATTAGAAATTACCGATGTAAATAAAGTTTATTTGGAAAACTCGGAATTAGATGTAGTTAAAATTGGCAGAGGTGTTGCTTGGCTTGATACAGGAACGCCCGAAGCACTTTTACAAGCATCTAATTTTTTTGGTGTTATTGAAGATAGACAAGGTTTAAAAGTTGCATGTATTGAAGAAATTGCATTTAAGAAAAATTTTATTTCAATTGATGAATTAACAAATTTAATTAATTCTTATCCTAATTCAAGTTATAAAGAATATCTTGTAAAATTTTTAAAGTCAGTTGATTAA